The Chryseobacterium nakagawai genome has a segment encoding these proteins:
- a CDS encoding mevalonate kinase family protein, translating into MTNPLFYAKIILFGEYGMIEDSQGLVVPYSFYKGTLKFSDLASEFELNSNRHLQKYSDFLTTLDLSDDFTLDIESFKKDIADGLFFDSNIPQGYGVGSSGALVAAIFEKYSISKLNPDNISKDNLKKLKAVFGEMESYFHGKSSGMDPLICYMNLPILIENKENLDRVSIPEGQEGKGAIFLIDSGITGETGPMIQIFFEKMKTEGFRKTLKEEFIRYNNACIEAFLKKDMNPFFRNLKKLSHWAYEHFRPMIPESIFNIWKKGLDSNAYYLKLCGSGGGGYILGFTQDYEKAEKMLDGFQKEVIYRF; encoded by the coding sequence ATGACCAACCCTTTATTTTATGCAAAAATAATCCTGTTTGGAGAATACGGAATGATTGAAGATTCCCAGGGGCTTGTAGTACCTTACAGCTTCTACAAAGGAACTTTAAAATTTTCAGATCTGGCTTCAGAATTTGAACTTAATTCAAACAGACATCTGCAGAAATACTCAGACTTTCTTACAACGCTTGATCTTTCTGATGATTTTACATTGGATATTGAAAGCTTCAAAAAAGATATTGCAGACGGACTTTTCTTTGATTCCAATATTCCACAGGGATATGGTGTAGGAAGTTCAGGCGCTTTAGTGGCTGCTATTTTTGAAAAATATTCGATTAGCAAACTGAATCCAGATAATATATCAAAAGATAATCTTAAAAAACTAAAGGCGGTTTTTGGTGAAATGGAAAGTTATTTCCATGGGAAAAGTTCAGGAATGGATCCGTTGATCTGTTACATGAACCTGCCAATTCTCATCGAGAACAAAGAAAATTTAGACAGGGTATCAATTCCTGAAGGACAAGAAGGGAAAGGAGCTATTTTTCTGATTGATTCCGGAATTACAGGAGAGACAGGACCTATGATTCAGATTTTCTTTGAAAAAATGAAGACAGAAGGGTTCCGTAAAACATTGAAAGAAGAATTCATCCGTTACAACAATGCTTGTATAGAAGCTTTCCTTAAAAAAGACATGAATCCATTCTTCAGAAATCTTAAAAAGCTTTCTCACTGGGCGTATGAACATTTCCGTCCAATGATCCCTGAAAGCATTTTTAATATCTGGAAAAAAGGTCTGGATTCCAACGCTTATTACTTAAAACTCTGCGGAAGTGGTGGTGGTGGCTACATTTTAGGTTTTACTCAGGATTATGAGAAAGCTGAAAAAATGCTTGACGGCTTCCAAAAAGAAGTGATTTACAGATTTTAA
- a CDS encoding UbiA family prenyltransferase, with product MNSEKETFQSKKYISKSLYYRFSQFVGFLLGARFFVAALLTFALYVSTFFLFNQEESFRNFVFDFKVHGIIFCTVLTILAGGIINQFYDLEKDHIVKPFRTRIQSFIKQRYFLYAYLGLSAISLGVAWMISHNVFIFFVVYQFFMWFYSHKLSRILILNNLTFVSLTLYPFFGMMVYYETFSKKVFLMAVFLFLILLCIDIVKDTLTRSVDKAFGYITIPNYFKSRNTKIILISLLLITMGVSMKIIAKTGVSGFMAYYFAGGLFVMILCIYLFLNSTRKSNFLTLNILRLWVFVGIIAMLLNGIEHKL from the coding sequence ATGAATTCTGAAAAAGAAACTTTCCAATCCAAAAAATATATCTCAAAATCTTTATATTATAGATTTTCACAATTCGTGGGCTTTTTGCTCGGCGCTCGCTTTTTTGTTGCGGCACTCTTAACATTTGCCCTCTATGTTTCCACTTTTTTCCTGTTCAATCAGGAAGAATCGTTCAGAAATTTTGTCTTTGATTTTAAAGTACACGGTATTATTTTCTGTACAGTTCTGACAATTTTAGCAGGGGGAATTATCAATCAATTTTACGATCTGGAGAAAGATCATATTGTAAAGCCTTTCAGAACCAGAATCCAGAGCTTTATCAAACAGAGGTATTTTCTATATGCTTATCTGGGATTAAGTGCTATTTCATTAGGAGTTGCCTGGATGATTTCTCATAATGTTTTCATTTTTTTTGTGGTCTATCAGTTTTTTATGTGGTTTTACAGTCATAAATTAAGCAGAATATTAATACTGAATAACCTCACATTTGTAAGTCTTACCCTGTATCCGTTCTTCGGAATGATGGTGTATTACGAAACCTTTTCCAAAAAGGTTTTCCTGATGGCTGTTTTTCTTTTCCTGATTCTTTTATGTATTGATATTGTAAAAGATACCCTTACCAGAAGTGTAGACAAAGCTTTTGGATATATTACCATCCCTAATTATTTTAAAAGCCGAAATACAAAAATTATCCTCATTTCTCTACTCTTGATAACGATGGGGGTTTCGATGAAAATTATTGCCAAAACCGGAGTCTCAGGATTTATGGCTTACTATTTCGCAGGAGGTTTATTTGTAATGATTCTTTGTATCTACCTTTTTTTAAACTCCACTAGAAAGAGTAACTTTCTCACTCTTAATATCTTACGTTTATGGGTTTTTGTAGGAATTATAGCCATGCTTTTAAATGGAATTGAACATAAATTATAA
- a CDS encoding helix-turn-helix domain-containing protein translates to MSLNERISKVIEYSQLTPSEFADEIDVQRSSISHITSGRNKPSLEFIIKIKSRFPELLWDWLVTGEGEMLKSELPETTIPEQQPEEDQVRTTPLPDLFTMINEDDEFGVDETETEIPMAAPGESVISTKDKAPEKISDSQRLENSPEEILSQVIGNQNNKIKRIVLFYENGKFESFEP, encoded by the coding sequence ATGAGTTTAAACGAAAGAATTTCAAAAGTTATAGAGTACTCCCAACTTACCCCATCTGAATTTGCAGATGAGATCGACGTACAGCGTTCTTCAATTTCGCATATTACATCAGGAAGAAATAAACCATCACTTGAGTTTATCATAAAAATAAAATCCCGCTTTCCTGAACTTCTTTGGGACTGGTTGGTTACCGGTGAAGGTGAAATGCTAAAATCAGAATTACCGGAAACCACAATTCCGGAACAGCAGCCTGAAGAAGATCAGGTAAGAACAACACCTCTACCCGATCTTTTTACCATGATAAATGAAGATGACGAATTCGGAGTGGATGAAACCGAAACAGAGATTCCTATGGCAGCTCCTGGAGAATCGGTTATATCGACCAAAGATAAAGCTCCTGAAAAAATATCGGATTCTCAGCGATTAGAAAATTCACCTGAAGAAATATTAAGCCAAGTGATTGGAAATCAAAACAATAAAATAAAACGCATTGTTTTGTTCTATGAAAACGGAAAATTCGAGAGTTTCGAGCCTTAA
- a CDS encoding proline dehydrogenase family protein, with protein MPIFNDTKVAFADKTDAQLRKAYWMFKMIEQPALTSLGTSVLNFTVHNNFPFVTGIVKSTLFAQFCGGETREESMKVVKQLFKRGVGSIFDYSIEGKEDEETFDAVCKEIKDIVRFSVGNPAIPFIVFKPTAFGRIDLYEAVGKGAELTTSQKEEWARVVKRFDEVCALCHENDKKVMVDAEETWMQDSADQLCEEMMEKYNQEKPIVWNTIQMYRTGRLEYMEANLQRAREKNYFIGYKIVRGAYMEKERARAAEKGYADPIQPTKEASDKNYNAGIDFVMNHLDKVSAFFGTHNEISSELIMDKMKAKSLENGNPHVYFGQLYGMSDNITFTLSDKGYNVAKYLPYGPVKDVVPYLTRRAQENTSVAGQTGRELGLIKKELERRKKQ; from the coding sequence ATGCCCATTTTTAATGATACTAAAGTTGCATTTGCAGACAAGACAGATGCGCAGTTGAGAAAGGCTTACTGGATGTTTAAAATGATTGAACAGCCCGCTCTTACCAGCCTTGGAACATCCGTTCTTAATTTTACAGTACACAACAACTTTCCATTCGTTACCGGAATTGTAAAAAGCACTTTGTTTGCACAGTTCTGTGGAGGAGAAACCCGTGAAGAAAGTATGAAGGTTGTAAAACAGCTTTTCAAGAGAGGAGTTGGGAGTATTTTCGATTATTCCATTGAGGGAAAGGAAGATGAAGAAACTTTTGATGCAGTGTGTAAAGAGATCAAAGATATTGTAAGGTTTTCAGTAGGAAATCCGGCGATTCCTTTTATTGTATTCAAACCTACGGCATTCGGAAGAATTGATCTTTATGAAGCTGTTGGAAAGGGAGCAGAACTTACTACGAGTCAGAAGGAAGAATGGGCGAGAGTAGTCAAAAGATTTGATGAAGTGTGTGCTCTTTGTCATGAAAATGACAAAAAAGTGATGGTAGATGCTGAAGAAACCTGGATGCAGGACTCAGCAGATCAACTTTGTGAAGAGATGATGGAGAAATATAACCAGGAAAAACCTATCGTTTGGAACACCATTCAAATGTACAGAACGGGAAGACTGGAATATATGGAGGCTAACCTTCAGAGAGCAAGAGAGAAAAACTATTTTATCGGTTATAAGATCGTTCGTGGGGCTTATATGGAGAAGGAAAGAGCCAGAGCAGCAGAAAAAGGATACGCAGATCCGATTCAGCCTACGAAGGAAGCTTCTGATAAGAATTATAATGCAGGAATTGATTTTGTGATGAATCACCTGGATAAAGTATCTGCATTCTTTGGAACGCACAACGAGATCTCTTCTGAATTGATTATGGATAAAATGAAAGCCAAATCTCTGGAAAATGGAAATCCACACGTTTATTTTGGACAGCTTTACGGTATGAGTGATAATATTACCTTTACCTTGTCTGATAAAGGCTATAATGTGGCTAAATATCTTCCATATGGACCTGTAAAGGATGTTGTTCCCTATCTTACAAGAAGAGCCCAGGAAAACACCTCTGTAGCCGGACAAACAGGAAGAGAACTTGGATTGATCAAAAAAGAGCTTGAAAGAAGAAAAAAACAATAA
- a CDS encoding M14 family zinc carboxypeptidase has product MNFESIYSPSPDFSNRYISPEKLFSYLQTNLSDYIQEIGTSYLEKPIYQLSIGTGNIQVLAWSQMHGNESNATHAMLDLLTSLDKVPKMKDDLFSKIRLDFIFMLNPDGSERWTRLNAADIDLNRDFHNEASKEIKFLKKAAASKKYDYALNLHEQRTIFTTDGIHPATLSFLAPSENVERTVTENRKKCMAVIGNVYTHLKEMIPNQIGRYSDEFYPTSTGDNFIKAGMPTILFEGGHFIDDYTRKGTRKYYTIALYYALKAISELNSDSTGWEAYLDIPENKETHYDIIYRNVRLNTEHECILDIAVQYREMKEDGKDEISFVPFVMEAGDVKKRKGWLEIDCTGKKFVSSNKYPKLDAVVDFTIED; this is encoded by the coding sequence ATGAACTTTGAATCTATTTATTCTCCCAGCCCTGATTTCTCAAATCGCTATATTTCCCCTGAAAAATTATTTTCTTACCTACAGACAAATCTCAGCGATTATATTCAGGAGATCGGAACTTCTTATTTAGAGAAGCCTATTTATCAATTAAGCATAGGAACCGGAAACATTCAGGTGTTGGCTTGGTCACAAATGCACGGAAATGAATCCAATGCTACGCATGCCATGCTTGATCTTTTAACAAGCCTTGATAAGGTTCCCAAAATGAAGGATGACTTATTTAGTAAAATCAGACTAGATTTTATTTTTATGCTCAATCCCGATGGATCTGAAAGATGGACAAGGCTTAATGCAGCAGATATTGATCTTAACCGTGATTTTCATAATGAAGCAAGCAAGGAGATTAAGTTTCTGAAAAAAGCAGCGGCTTCAAAGAAATATGATTATGCCTTAAACCTCCATGAGCAGAGAACCATTTTTACAACAGACGGTATTCATCCGGCTACACTTTCTTTTCTTGCTCCTTCTGAAAATGTAGAACGTACTGTTACTGAAAACAGAAAAAAATGTATGGCTGTAATCGGAAATGTTTATACCCATTTAAAGGAAATGATCCCTAATCAGATCGGAAGATATTCTGATGAATTTTATCCAACTTCAACCGGTGATAATTTTATAAAAGCAGGAATGCCTACCATCTTATTTGAAGGCGGACATTTTATAGATGACTATACCAGAAAAGGAACCAGAAAATATTATACTATTGCTCTATATTATGCATTGAAAGCAATCAGTGAACTGAACTCAGACAGTACCGGATGGGAAGCTTATTTGGACATTCCTGAAAACAAAGAAACCCACTATGATATTATCTATAGAAATGTAAGATTGAATACAGAACATGAATGTATTTTAGATATTGCTGTTCAGTATAGAGAGATGAAAGAAGATGGGAAAGATGAGATTTCTTTTGTCCCTTTTGTGATGGAAGCAGGAGATGTGAAAAAAAGAAAAGGCTGGCTGGAAATAGATTGCACAGGAAAGAAATTTGTTTCGTCTAATAAATATCCGAAGCTGGATGCAGTAGTAGATTTTACAATAGAAGATTAA